The Fibrobacterota bacterium genome has a segment encoding these proteins:
- a CDS encoding ankyrin repeat domain-containing protein, whose protein sequence is MSAKILGLVLCVTAMALTACSATKPPRTDADMALIKAAERGQTDQIYRLLQNGANVNAKDKDGWTPYLAASTMGQLEAMRVLRAFGAKTEAEVEVENIAHQYLLSN, encoded by the coding sequence ATGAGCGCGAAAATCCTGGGTCTGGTCCTCTGCGTTACTGCGATGGCCCTGACCGCCTGCTCCGCTACCAAGCCGCCGCGCACCGATGCGGACATGGCCCTGATCAAGGCCGCCGAGCGCGGTCAAACCGATCAGATCTACCGCCTGTTGCAGAACGGGGCCAACGTCAACGCCAAGGATAAGGACGGGTGGACCCCCTATCTGGCCGCCTCGACCATGGGGCAATTGGAAGCCATGCGGGTTCTGCGCGCCTTCGGAGCCAAGACCGAAGCCGAGGTGGAGGTGGAAAACATCGCCCACCAATACCTCCTCTCCAACTAG